From Anticarsia gemmatalis isolate Benzon Research Colony breed Stoneville strain chromosome 27, ilAntGemm2 primary, whole genome shotgun sequence, one genomic window encodes:
- the dgt1 gene encoding KAT8 regulatory NSL complex subunit dim gamma-tubulin 1 isoform X1 — protein MFSFSKSEDANQLHAHNIRILELNPSTSTMSQPPRQAIHLPKVRMLSRGGRLSSGLRITNVKSIKPPDPEIVKKQEKERLRAEVQDEIVSRSRTCAYKGYECTLPVLSGRQYCYKHILRDPTAPYRQCAHIYNNGDRCQNPAPDEQRDPRDPGLCFEHARAVLRARQRSAAPPRPVITTETLLNQLQHYVKPERPRTTSCASSVSVVSDPAEPEPLTPQHVDPYKQVDAAAMNAAYSSSIMEYESCSDSDADSVLLGAGGDCRAEDVDDMSDAEDAPCEQHSLWRAGVFTAEEAICEAKNMLRVLQSAYLKQMDRLRVLLQTARLQYLRNLKAEKEQYCSINTQMNAGKLTPRERRLLKKLKAFASYHKHHGIEAVLARKLHHKRAKVYDTCQNRPIPSQGRCVFTEGGVRCPQHVLPASKHCLKHILHDRQQVLFAACGDTRGVTACQEPIPKLPLPSASCRYHTDPPPYTVFAIKKEGSDTESEPRSISEADSHRTEVNEEVVHTDHSVDDRQDIGEVTLPPETPYE, from the exons ATGTTTTCGTTCAGTAAAAGTGAAGATGCCAACCAGCTGCATGCTCATAATATTAGGATTTTAGAGC ttaatcCATCGACGTCTACAATGTCGCAGCCGCCGCGTCAGGCGATCCACCTGCCAAAGGTCAGGATGTTGAGTCGTGGAGGTCGTCTCTCCTCGGGTCTTCGCATCACCAACGTAAAGTCTATCAAACCACCAGACCCTGAAATCGTGAAGAAACAGGAGAAAGAAAGACTCAGGGCTGAG GTCCAAGATGAAATAGTTTCCCGCAGCCGAACCTGTGCCTACAAAGGCTATGAATGCACTCTCCCCGTGCTCTCTGGGCGTCAGTACTGCTACAAACACATACTACGCGATCCCACTGCGCCGTATAGACAGTGTGCACACATTTATAACAATGGAGACAGGTGTCAGAATCCTGCTCCTGATGAACAGAGAGATCCTAGGGATCCTGG GCTATGTTTCGAGCACGCTCGCGCAGTCTTACGCGCTAGACAGCGCAGCGCGGCGCCGCCCCGCCCCGTTATCACTACAGAAACATTGCTCAATCAACTGCAACATTATGTCAA ACCAGAACGTCCACGCACAACGTCATGTGCATCATCTGTGTCGGTGGTCAGCGATCCTGCCGAGCCAGAACCACTCACGCCACAACACGTCGATCCTTATA AGCAAGTGGACGCGGCGGCGATGAACGCGGCGTATTCCTCGTCCATCATGGAGTACGAGAGCTGCAGCGACAGCGACGCCGACAGCGTGCTGCTGGGCGCCGGCGGGGACTGCCGCGCTGAGGACGTAGACGACATGTCCGATGCGGAGGACGCGCCCTGCGAACAACATTCACTGTG GAGGGCAGGCGTGTTCACCGCCGAGGAAGCTATATGCGAAGCTAAGAACATGCTGAGAGTGTTACAGTCAGCATATTTGAAGCAGATGGACCGCCTCCGAGTGTTGCTGCAGACTGCCCGGCTGCAGTACTTGAGGAACTTGAAGGCTGAGAAAGAACAGTATT GTAGTATAAACACACAAATGAACGCTGGAAAATTAACACCTCGTGAAAGACGGCTGCTGAAGAAGTTGAAGGCGTTCGCAAGTTATCACAAGCACCACGGAATAGAAGCAGTGCTTGCAAGGAAACTACATCATAAGAGGGCTAAG gTATACGACACATGTCAGAACAGGCCGATCCCGTCTCAGGGCCGCTGTGTGTTCACGGAGGGAGGCGTGCGCTGTCCACAACACGTGCTACCCGCGTCCAAGCATTGTCTCAAGCATATACTGCATGATAGACAACAG GTGTTATTCGCTGCGTGTGGGGACACGCGCGGCGTGACTGCGTGCCAGGAGCCGATTCCCAAACTGCCGCTGCCGTCCGCCTCTTGCCGGTATCATACAGATCCGCCTCCCTATACTGTGTTTGCTATCAAA AAAGAAGGCTCAGACACTGAATCGGAGCCGCGTTCTATATCAGAGGCCGACTCGCACCGCACTGAAGTGAATGAGGAAGTGGTCCACACAGACCACTCGGTCGACGACCGCCAGGACATCGGCGAGGTCACACTCCCGCCTGAAACACCGTACGAATGA
- the dgt1 gene encoding KAT8 regulatory NSL complex subunit dim gamma-tubulin 1 isoform X3 has protein sequence MFSFSKSEDANQLHAHNIRILELNPSTSTMSQPPRQAIHLPKVRMLSRGGRLSSGLRITNVKSIKPPDPEIVKKQEKERLRAEVQDEIVSRSRTCAYKGYECTLPVLSGRQYCYKHILRDPTAPYRQCAHIYNNGDRCQNPAPDEQRDPRDPGLCFEHARAVLRARQRSAAPPRPVITTETLLNQLQHYVKPERPRTTSCASSVSVVSDPAEPEPLTPQHVDPYKQVDAAAMNAAYSSSIMEYESCSDSDADSVLLGAGGDCRAEDVDDMSDAEDAPCEQHSLWRAGVFTAEEAICEAKNMLRVLQSAYLKQMDRLRVLLQTARLQYLRNLKAEKEQYCSINTQMNAGKLTPRERRLLKKLKAFASYHKHHGIEAVLARKLHHKRAKVYDTCQNRPIPSQGRCVFTEGGVRCPQHVLPASKHCLKHILHDRQQVLFAACGDTRGVTACQEPIPKLPLPSASCRYHTDPPPYTVFAIKKAQTLNRSRVLYQRPTRTALK, from the exons ATGTTTTCGTTCAGTAAAAGTGAAGATGCCAACCAGCTGCATGCTCATAATATTAGGATTTTAGAGC ttaatcCATCGACGTCTACAATGTCGCAGCCGCCGCGTCAGGCGATCCACCTGCCAAAGGTCAGGATGTTGAGTCGTGGAGGTCGTCTCTCCTCGGGTCTTCGCATCACCAACGTAAAGTCTATCAAACCACCAGACCCTGAAATCGTGAAGAAACAGGAGAAAGAAAGACTCAGGGCTGAG GTCCAAGATGAAATAGTTTCCCGCAGCCGAACCTGTGCCTACAAAGGCTATGAATGCACTCTCCCCGTGCTCTCTGGGCGTCAGTACTGCTACAAACACATACTACGCGATCCCACTGCGCCGTATAGACAGTGTGCACACATTTATAACAATGGAGACAGGTGTCAGAATCCTGCTCCTGATGAACAGAGAGATCCTAGGGATCCTGG GCTATGTTTCGAGCACGCTCGCGCAGTCTTACGCGCTAGACAGCGCAGCGCGGCGCCGCCCCGCCCCGTTATCACTACAGAAACATTGCTCAATCAACTGCAACATTATGTCAA ACCAGAACGTCCACGCACAACGTCATGTGCATCATCTGTGTCGGTGGTCAGCGATCCTGCCGAGCCAGAACCACTCACGCCACAACACGTCGATCCTTATA AGCAAGTGGACGCGGCGGCGATGAACGCGGCGTATTCCTCGTCCATCATGGAGTACGAGAGCTGCAGCGACAGCGACGCCGACAGCGTGCTGCTGGGCGCCGGCGGGGACTGCCGCGCTGAGGACGTAGACGACATGTCCGATGCGGAGGACGCGCCCTGCGAACAACATTCACTGTG GAGGGCAGGCGTGTTCACCGCCGAGGAAGCTATATGCGAAGCTAAGAACATGCTGAGAGTGTTACAGTCAGCATATTTGAAGCAGATGGACCGCCTCCGAGTGTTGCTGCAGACTGCCCGGCTGCAGTACTTGAGGAACTTGAAGGCTGAGAAAGAACAGTATT GTAGTATAAACACACAAATGAACGCTGGAAAATTAACACCTCGTGAAAGACGGCTGCTGAAGAAGTTGAAGGCGTTCGCAAGTTATCACAAGCACCACGGAATAGAAGCAGTGCTTGCAAGGAAACTACATCATAAGAGGGCTAAG gTATACGACACATGTCAGAACAGGCCGATCCCGTCTCAGGGCCGCTGTGTGTTCACGGAGGGAGGCGTGCGCTGTCCACAACACGTGCTACCCGCGTCCAAGCATTGTCTCAAGCATATACTGCATGATAGACAACAG GTGTTATTCGCTGCGTGTGGGGACACGCGCGGCGTGACTGCGTGCCAGGAGCCGATTCCCAAACTGCCGCTGCCGTCCGCCTCTTGCCGGTATCATACAGATCCGCCTCCCTATACTGTGTTTGCTATCAAA AAGGCTCAGACACTGAATCGGAGCCGCGTTCTATATCAGAGGCCGACTCGCACCGCACTGAAGTGA
- the dgt1 gene encoding KAT8 regulatory NSL complex subunit dim gamma-tubulin 1 isoform X2, with translation MSQPPRQAIHLPKVRMLSRGGRLSSGLRITNVKSIKPPDPEIVKKQEKERLRAEVQDEIVSRSRTCAYKGYECTLPVLSGRQYCYKHILRDPTAPYRQCAHIYNNGDRCQNPAPDEQRDPRDPGLCFEHARAVLRARQRSAAPPRPVITTETLLNQLQHYVKPERPRTTSCASSVSVVSDPAEPEPLTPQHVDPYKQVDAAAMNAAYSSSIMEYESCSDSDADSVLLGAGGDCRAEDVDDMSDAEDAPCEQHSLWRAGVFTAEEAICEAKNMLRVLQSAYLKQMDRLRVLLQTARLQYLRNLKAEKEQYCSINTQMNAGKLTPRERRLLKKLKAFASYHKHHGIEAVLARKLHHKRAKVYDTCQNRPIPSQGRCVFTEGGVRCPQHVLPASKHCLKHILHDRQQVLFAACGDTRGVTACQEPIPKLPLPSASCRYHTDPPPYTVFAIKKEGSDTESEPRSISEADSHRTEVNEEVVHTDHSVDDRQDIGEVTLPPETPYE, from the exons ATGTCGCAGCCGCCGCGTCAGGCGATCCACCTGCCAAAGGTCAGGATGTTGAGTCGTGGAGGTCGTCTCTCCTCGGGTCTTCGCATCACCAACGTAAAGTCTATCAAACCACCAGACCCTGAAATCGTGAAGAAACAGGAGAAAGAAAGACTCAGGGCTGAG GTCCAAGATGAAATAGTTTCCCGCAGCCGAACCTGTGCCTACAAAGGCTATGAATGCACTCTCCCCGTGCTCTCTGGGCGTCAGTACTGCTACAAACACATACTACGCGATCCCACTGCGCCGTATAGACAGTGTGCACACATTTATAACAATGGAGACAGGTGTCAGAATCCTGCTCCTGATGAACAGAGAGATCCTAGGGATCCTGG GCTATGTTTCGAGCACGCTCGCGCAGTCTTACGCGCTAGACAGCGCAGCGCGGCGCCGCCCCGCCCCGTTATCACTACAGAAACATTGCTCAATCAACTGCAACATTATGTCAA ACCAGAACGTCCACGCACAACGTCATGTGCATCATCTGTGTCGGTGGTCAGCGATCCTGCCGAGCCAGAACCACTCACGCCACAACACGTCGATCCTTATA AGCAAGTGGACGCGGCGGCGATGAACGCGGCGTATTCCTCGTCCATCATGGAGTACGAGAGCTGCAGCGACAGCGACGCCGACAGCGTGCTGCTGGGCGCCGGCGGGGACTGCCGCGCTGAGGACGTAGACGACATGTCCGATGCGGAGGACGCGCCCTGCGAACAACATTCACTGTG GAGGGCAGGCGTGTTCACCGCCGAGGAAGCTATATGCGAAGCTAAGAACATGCTGAGAGTGTTACAGTCAGCATATTTGAAGCAGATGGACCGCCTCCGAGTGTTGCTGCAGACTGCCCGGCTGCAGTACTTGAGGAACTTGAAGGCTGAGAAAGAACAGTATT GTAGTATAAACACACAAATGAACGCTGGAAAATTAACACCTCGTGAAAGACGGCTGCTGAAGAAGTTGAAGGCGTTCGCAAGTTATCACAAGCACCACGGAATAGAAGCAGTGCTTGCAAGGAAACTACATCATAAGAGGGCTAAG gTATACGACACATGTCAGAACAGGCCGATCCCGTCTCAGGGCCGCTGTGTGTTCACGGAGGGAGGCGTGCGCTGTCCACAACACGTGCTACCCGCGTCCAAGCATTGTCTCAAGCATATACTGCATGATAGACAACAG GTGTTATTCGCTGCGTGTGGGGACACGCGCGGCGTGACTGCGTGCCAGGAGCCGATTCCCAAACTGCCGCTGCCGTCCGCCTCTTGCCGGTATCATACAGATCCGCCTCCCTATACTGTGTTTGCTATCAAA AAAGAAGGCTCAGACACTGAATCGGAGCCGCGTTCTATATCAGAGGCCGACTCGCACCGCACTGAAGTGAATGAGGAAGTGGTCCACACAGACCACTCGGTCGACGACCGCCAGGACATCGGCGAGGTCACACTCCCGCCTGAAACACCGTACGAATGA
- the LOC142984499 gene encoding uncharacterized protein LOC142984499: protein MAEGDADITLNVPVGLGGDGEGEGMGLGAAITDQLSQSIQNMDLVKVLQKMVAQTPEDEESVEIRDKLRGVLQQFKDMTDDDKAMFTNRIKEGLKNKLSMKLKDSGAFSNIEEAVRSAIMTRLYMVAAGVVLLIILIIFFGYKLYKSIKDKEKKIEEKKKAKQMKKKK, encoded by the exons ATGGCGGAAGGCGACGCTGATATTACATTGAACGTTCCCGTTGGACTTGGAGGAGATGGGGAAGGTGAAGGGATGGGCCTCGGCGCCGCCATTACGGACCAACTGTCACAATCCATACAAAACATGGACTTAGTGAAAGTTCTACAAAAAATGGTTGCCCAGACACCGGAAGACGAAGAATCTGTAGAAATTAGAGACAAATTGCGTGGAGTTTTACAACAATTCAAAGATATGACGGATGATGACAAGGCTATGTTCACGAATAGAATAAAAGAGGGTTTGAAGAATAAATTGAGTATGAAATTGAAGGATAGCGGGGCTTTTAGCAATATAGAAGAGGCTGTAAGAAGCGCTATTATGACTAGATTGTATATGGTGGCCGCTGGCGTTGTGTTACTGATCATTTTGATAA TATTCTTCGGCTACAAACTATACAAATCGATAAAAGACAAGGAAAAGAAGATTGAAGAGAAAAAGAAGGCCAAACAAATGAAAAAGAAGAAGTGA
- the ced-6 gene encoding PTB domain-containing adapter protein ced-6 isoform X1, giving the protein MAEGDVPLVTSFSGSEIEFGANGTKMTRANSRMSTLLFWQGKGKANGAPNGRNWIHAPDALVKGHVAYLVKFLGCTHVEQPKGIEVVKDAIKKLQFTQQLKKSEAKDGAKCKKVEITISVDGVAIQEPRSNNILYQFPLHRISYCADDKGAKKYFSFIAKGGSTVNNGVNGHDGAVEKHECFVFISTKLASEITLTIGQAFDLAYRRFLNDNGKYIEMQKMQLQNKKLELQMNAYKSRLQELSKITYKDDLSSYLSRNKLSDITEFKPPPELEKQIASLTLANGFTAMNGNKTPELGTDALSNNSTDTFNSNNDNNLLLSTPPPTHNGKHSFGTGKLIGDLSSSKNPSVGTKLEGLLLNSDSDSDFDPRAYESEPVSRFSAPPADSSTPTPPLLAPPPKASKRQPTTAPPQQAINNNSDLFGYTPFTVPAQQQQQQPSVPPQFPTTTNKPNYDISDFNLHTSVFNTNTSFTNGLSFDPFETQKSGNIFGNGFNNTFNGFGNLSEKQTVELDSSFNGFLDKTISEMKDGFSRGISFGNDDFSIDNLDPLKKN; this is encoded by the exons AATGTCGACCCTGCTGTTCTGGCAGGGTAAGGGCAAGGCGAACGGCGCGCCCAACGGCCGCAACTGGATCCACGCGCCCGACGCGCTCGTCAAGGGACATGTCGCTTATCTTGTCAAG TTCCTAGGCTGCACGCACGTGGAACAGCCCAAGGGCATAGAGGTGGTGAAAGACGCCATCAAGAAGCTGCAGTTCACACAACAATTGAAGAAGAGCGAGGCGAAGGACGGAGCCAAGTGCAAGAAAGTGGAGATCACCATCTCTGTGGACGGAGTTGCGATACAG GAGCCGAGATCGAACAACATCCTCTACCAATTCCCTTTACACAGGATATCTTACTGCGCGGACGACAAAGGCGCCAAAAAGTACTTCTCGTTCATCGCTAAAGGTGGCAGCACTGTCAACAATGGCGTCAACGGCCATGACGGTGCGGTGGAGAAACATGAATGTTTCGTGTTTATATCTACTAAACTTGCTTCGGAAATCACGCTGACGATCGGACAGGCTTTCGATTTGGCCTACAG GCGGTTCTTGAACGACAACGGCAAATACATCGAGATGCAGAAGATGCAGCTGCAGAACAAGAAGCTGGAACTACAGATGAACGCTTACAAAAGTCGTTTACAG GAGTTATCAAAGATCACATACAAAGACGACCTGTCGTCGTACTTGTCGCGCAACAAGTTGTCCGACATCACGGAGTTCAAGCCGCCGCCCGAGCTCGAGAAACAGATTGCCTCACTCACTCTCGCCAATGGCTTCACCGCCATGAACGGAAACAAGACGCCCGAGTTAG GCACGGACGCGTTGTCCAACAACTCGACGGACACGTTCAACTCCAACAACGACAACAACCTGTTGTTGTCCACGCCGCCGCCCACGCACAACGGGAAACATAGCTTCGGAACCGG TAAACTGATCGGTGATCTGTCGTCAAGCAAGAACCCCTCAGTAGGCACCAAGCTCGAAGGTTTGCTGCTCAACTCTGATTCCGACAGCG aCTTCGACCCGCGCGCGTACGAGTCGGAGCCGGTGAGTCGGTTCAGTGCGCCGCCTGCTGACTCCTCCACACCCACGCCGCCGCTAT TGGCTCCCCCTCCAAAAGCATCGAAACGCCAGCCAACAACGGCACCTCCACAACAAGCCATCAACAACAACAGCGACCTCTTCGGCTACACGCCGTTCACCGTCCCAgcgcaacaacaacaacaacagccgTCCGTCCCTCCCCAGTTCCCAACAACTACCAACAAACCAAACTACGATATATCCGATTTTAACCTGCATACGTCAGTTTTCAACACAAACACGTCTTTCACGAATGGCCTAAGTTTCGATCCGTTTGAAACACAAAAGTCTGGAAATATCTTCGGCAACGGTTTCAACAATACATTCAACGGTTTCGGCAATCTCAGTGAGAAACAAACCGTTGAATTAGACAGCAGTTTCAACGGATTCTTAGATAAAACTATTTCTGAAATGAAG GATGGATTCAGTCGAGGTATCTCCTTTGGAAACGATGATTTTTCAATAGACAACCTCGATCCCCtgaagaaaaattaa
- the ced-6 gene encoding PTB domain-containing adapter protein ced-6 isoform X3, with protein sequence MSTLLFWQGKGKANGAPNGRNWIHAPDALVKGHVAYLVKFLGCTHVEQPKGIEVVKDAIKKLQFTQQLKKSEAKDGAKCKKVEITISVDGVAIQEPRSNNILYQFPLHRISYCADDKGAKKYFSFIAKGGSTVNNGVNGHDGAVEKHECFVFISTKLASEITLTIGQAFDLAYRRFLNDNGKYIEMQKMQLQNKKLELQMNAYKSRLQELSKITYKDDLSSYLSRNKLSDITEFKPPPELEKQIASLTLANGFTAMNGNKTPELGTDALSNNSTDTFNSNNDNNLLLSTPPPTHNGKHSFGTGKLIGDLSSSKNPSVGTKLEGLLLNSDSDSDFDPRAYESEPVSRFSAPPADSSTPTPPLLAPPPKASKRQPTTAPPQQAINNNSDLFGYTPFTVPAQQQQQQPSVPPQFPTTTNKPNYDISDFNLHTSVFNTNTSFTNGLSFDPFETQKSGNIFGNGFNNTFNGFGNLSEKQTVELDSSFNGFLDKTISEMKDGFSRGISFGNDDFSIDNLDPLKKN encoded by the exons ATGTCGACCCTGCTGTTCTGGCAGGGTAAGGGCAAGGCGAACGGCGCGCCCAACGGCCGCAACTGGATCCACGCGCCCGACGCGCTCGTCAAGGGACATGTCGCTTATCTTGTCAAG TTCCTAGGCTGCACGCACGTGGAACAGCCCAAGGGCATAGAGGTGGTGAAAGACGCCATCAAGAAGCTGCAGTTCACACAACAATTGAAGAAGAGCGAGGCGAAGGACGGAGCCAAGTGCAAGAAAGTGGAGATCACCATCTCTGTGGACGGAGTTGCGATACAG GAGCCGAGATCGAACAACATCCTCTACCAATTCCCTTTACACAGGATATCTTACTGCGCGGACGACAAAGGCGCCAAAAAGTACTTCTCGTTCATCGCTAAAGGTGGCAGCACTGTCAACAATGGCGTCAACGGCCATGACGGTGCGGTGGAGAAACATGAATGTTTCGTGTTTATATCTACTAAACTTGCTTCGGAAATCACGCTGACGATCGGACAGGCTTTCGATTTGGCCTACAG GCGGTTCTTGAACGACAACGGCAAATACATCGAGATGCAGAAGATGCAGCTGCAGAACAAGAAGCTGGAACTACAGATGAACGCTTACAAAAGTCGTTTACAG GAGTTATCAAAGATCACATACAAAGACGACCTGTCGTCGTACTTGTCGCGCAACAAGTTGTCCGACATCACGGAGTTCAAGCCGCCGCCCGAGCTCGAGAAACAGATTGCCTCACTCACTCTCGCCAATGGCTTCACCGCCATGAACGGAAACAAGACGCCCGAGTTAG GCACGGACGCGTTGTCCAACAACTCGACGGACACGTTCAACTCCAACAACGACAACAACCTGTTGTTGTCCACGCCGCCGCCCACGCACAACGGGAAACATAGCTTCGGAACCGG TAAACTGATCGGTGATCTGTCGTCAAGCAAGAACCCCTCAGTAGGCACCAAGCTCGAAGGTTTGCTGCTCAACTCTGATTCCGACAGCG aCTTCGACCCGCGCGCGTACGAGTCGGAGCCGGTGAGTCGGTTCAGTGCGCCGCCTGCTGACTCCTCCACACCCACGCCGCCGCTAT TGGCTCCCCCTCCAAAAGCATCGAAACGCCAGCCAACAACGGCACCTCCACAACAAGCCATCAACAACAACAGCGACCTCTTCGGCTACACGCCGTTCACCGTCCCAgcgcaacaacaacaacaacagccgTCCGTCCCTCCCCAGTTCCCAACAACTACCAACAAACCAAACTACGATATATCCGATTTTAACCTGCATACGTCAGTTTTCAACACAAACACGTCTTTCACGAATGGCCTAAGTTTCGATCCGTTTGAAACACAAAAGTCTGGAAATATCTTCGGCAACGGTTTCAACAATACATTCAACGGTTTCGGCAATCTCAGTGAGAAACAAACCGTTGAATTAGACAGCAGTTTCAACGGATTCTTAGATAAAACTATTTCTGAAATGAAG GATGGATTCAGTCGAGGTATCTCCTTTGGAAACGATGATTTTTCAATAGACAACCTCGATCCCCtgaagaaaaattaa
- the ced-6 gene encoding PTB domain-containing adapter protein ced-6 isoform X2 → MAEGDVPLVTSFSGSEIEFGANGTKMTRANSRMSTLLFWQGKGKANGAPNGRNWIHAPDALVKGHVAYLVKFLGCTHVEQPKGIEVVKDAIKKLQFTQQLKKSEAKDGAKCKKVEITISVDGVAIQEPRSNNILYQFPLHRISYCADDKGAKKYFSFIAKGGSTVNNGVNGHDGAVEKHECFVFISTKLASEITLTIGQAFDLAYRRFLNDNGKYIEMQKMQLQNKKLELQMNAYKSRLQELSKITYKDDLSSYLSRNKLSDITEFKPPPELEKQIASLTLANGFTAMNGNKTPELGTDALSNNSTDTFNSNNDNNLLLSTPPPTHNGKHSFGTGKLIGDLSSSKNPSVGTKLEGLLLNSDSDSDFDPRAYESEPVSRFSAPPADSSTPTPPLLAPPPKASKRQPTTAPPQQAINNNSDLFGYTPFTVPAQQQQQQPSVPPQFPTTTNKPNYDISDFNLHTSVFNTNTSFTNGLSFDPFETQKSGNIFGNGFNNTFNGFGNLSEKQTVELDSSFNGFLDKTISEMKLNDG, encoded by the exons AATGTCGACCCTGCTGTTCTGGCAGGGTAAGGGCAAGGCGAACGGCGCGCCCAACGGCCGCAACTGGATCCACGCGCCCGACGCGCTCGTCAAGGGACATGTCGCTTATCTTGTCAAG TTCCTAGGCTGCACGCACGTGGAACAGCCCAAGGGCATAGAGGTGGTGAAAGACGCCATCAAGAAGCTGCAGTTCACACAACAATTGAAGAAGAGCGAGGCGAAGGACGGAGCCAAGTGCAAGAAAGTGGAGATCACCATCTCTGTGGACGGAGTTGCGATACAG GAGCCGAGATCGAACAACATCCTCTACCAATTCCCTTTACACAGGATATCTTACTGCGCGGACGACAAAGGCGCCAAAAAGTACTTCTCGTTCATCGCTAAAGGTGGCAGCACTGTCAACAATGGCGTCAACGGCCATGACGGTGCGGTGGAGAAACATGAATGTTTCGTGTTTATATCTACTAAACTTGCTTCGGAAATCACGCTGACGATCGGACAGGCTTTCGATTTGGCCTACAG GCGGTTCTTGAACGACAACGGCAAATACATCGAGATGCAGAAGATGCAGCTGCAGAACAAGAAGCTGGAACTACAGATGAACGCTTACAAAAGTCGTTTACAG GAGTTATCAAAGATCACATACAAAGACGACCTGTCGTCGTACTTGTCGCGCAACAAGTTGTCCGACATCACGGAGTTCAAGCCGCCGCCCGAGCTCGAGAAACAGATTGCCTCACTCACTCTCGCCAATGGCTTCACCGCCATGAACGGAAACAAGACGCCCGAGTTAG GCACGGACGCGTTGTCCAACAACTCGACGGACACGTTCAACTCCAACAACGACAACAACCTGTTGTTGTCCACGCCGCCGCCCACGCACAACGGGAAACATAGCTTCGGAACCGG TAAACTGATCGGTGATCTGTCGTCAAGCAAGAACCCCTCAGTAGGCACCAAGCTCGAAGGTTTGCTGCTCAACTCTGATTCCGACAGCG aCTTCGACCCGCGCGCGTACGAGTCGGAGCCGGTGAGTCGGTTCAGTGCGCCGCCTGCTGACTCCTCCACACCCACGCCGCCGCTAT TGGCTCCCCCTCCAAAAGCATCGAAACGCCAGCCAACAACGGCACCTCCACAACAAGCCATCAACAACAACAGCGACCTCTTCGGCTACACGCCGTTCACCGTCCCAgcgcaacaacaacaacaacagccgTCCGTCCCTCCCCAGTTCCCAACAACTACCAACAAACCAAACTACGATATATCCGATTTTAACCTGCATACGTCAGTTTTCAACACAAACACGTCTTTCACGAATGGCCTAAGTTTCGATCCGTTTGAAACACAAAAGTCTGGAAATATCTTCGGCAACGGTTTCAACAATACATTCAACGGTTTCGGCAATCTCAGTGAGAAACAAACCGTTGAATTAGACAGCAGTTTCAACGGATTCTTAGATAAAACTATTTCTGAAATGAAG CTGAACGATGGGTAA